Proteins from one Cryptomeria japonica chromosome 4, Sugi_1.0, whole genome shotgun sequence genomic window:
- the LOC131079083 gene encoding probable inorganic phosphate transporter 1-8, which yields MALKVLSALDGAATQLYHFSAILIAGMGFFTDAYDLFCIPPVSNLLGKIYYKKDNGGLLPIHVKALVNGTALFGALAGQLSFGWLGDRMGRKKVYGITLKLMVATSIASGFSLGSSRKSILTCLCFFRFWLGFGIGGDYTLSATIMSEYANTKTRGAFMAAVFAMQGLGIIGGSIVTIIVSTWFGTGSSIPSYKQQDMVWRIILMFGGVPAGLTYYWRMKMPETARYTALVAGNAKQAAADMSKVLHFDIEEDEDSITRIKTSEKQFGLFSRDFVKHHGLQLLGTASTWFFVDVAFYRSNLLQIYLYRSTRLLKQSSEYMNPVYEVFRSAGAQALVALWGTLPGYVFAIFLVDRIGRRTIQLVGFLFMSAFLFALVFWESKSKGVFLAFYSLTFFFANFGPNTTTFIVPAELFPARLRSTCHGISAAAGKAGAIIGVVGLLYASQPKDKQQDPFGVGQEDRRSGIGQRNALIVLAVASFLGFVCSLLIPETMGRSLEDNEVQVSQSTAEVELQTET from the coding sequence ATGGCGCTCAAAGTACTGTCTGCACTCGATGGAGCGGCAACGCAGCTTTATCATTTCAGCGCAATACTTATAGCAGGCATGGGCTTTTTCACGGACGCTTACGACTTGTTTTGCATCCCGCCCGTTTCCAATTTGCTTGGAAAAATCTATTACAAGAAAGATAATGGCGGTCTCTTACCCATTCATGTAAAAGCTCTAGTTAACGGAACAGCTTTATTCGGAGCATTGGCTGGCCAACTGTCCTTCGGATGGCTTGGGGACAGGATGGGGCGAAAGAAGGTCTATGGAATTACTCTCAAGTTGATGGTCGCCACTTCGATTGCTTCGGGCTTCTCCCTTGGCAGCTCTCGCAAGTCTATATTAACATGCTTATGTTTTTTCAGATTCTGGCTAGGGTTTGGCATTGGCGGGGACTACACACTCTCTGCAACAATCATGTCCGAATACGCAAATACAAAGACCAGAGGAGCTTTTATGGCTGCTGTATTTGCAATGCAAGGACTTGGAATTATTGGCGGAAGCATAGTTACTATAATTGTGAGCACCTGGTTTGGAACAGGAAGCTCAATTCCATCCTATAAGCAGCAGGACATGGTGTGGAGGATAATCCTGATGTTTGGAGGAGTTCCTGCGGGCTTAACATATTATTGGAGAATGAAAATGCCGGAGACAGCCCGTTACACGGCGCTCGTGGCTGGAAACGCAAAACAAGCTGCAGCCGATATGTCTAAAGTTCTTCATTTCGATATTGAAGAAGACGAAGACAGTATTACAAGGATCAAGACTTCGGAGAAGCAATTTGGATTGTTTTCCAGGGATTTTGTAAAGCATCATGGGCTACAACTGCTGGGCACCGCATCCACTTGGTTTTTCGTCGACGTAGCATTTTACAGGAGTAATTTGTTACAGATTTACTTATACCGCAGTACAAGGTTGTTGAAGCAATCGTCTGAATATATGAATCCGGTGTATGAAGTTTTTCGCAGTGCAGGAGCGCAGGCGTTGGTTGCCTTGTGGGGAACTCTGCCGGGATATGTATTCGCCATTTTTCTAGTAGATCGTATTGGCCGACGTACAATTCAGCTTGTTGGGTTTCTTTTTATGTCGGCGTTTTTATTTGCCCTTGTCTTTTGGGAAAGTAAATCAAAAGGAGTATTTTTAGCGTTTTATTCTCTGACATTTTTCTTCGCTAACTTTGGCCCAAATACAACGACTTTCATTGTCCCGGCGGAGTTATTTCCTGCACGACTCCGATCAACCTGCCATGGCATTTCTGCAGCTGCAGGAAAAGCAGGGGCCATAATCGGAGTAGTCGGCTTATTGTATGCATCGCAACCCAAGGACAAGCAGCAGGACCCATTTGGTGTCGGACAAGAAGACCGTCGGAGCGGCATAGGACAGAGAAACGCATTGATTGTTCTTGCAGTGGCAAGCTTCCTGGGTTTTGTCTGTAGCTTGCTGATACCTGAAACAATGGGAAGGTCTTTGGAGGATAACGAAGTACAAGTATCTCAATCCACAGCTGAAGTAGAACTCCAGACTGAAACTTAG